In Synechococcus sp. CC9616, the following are encoded in one genomic region:
- the secD gene encoding protein translocase subunit SecD, translated as MARQQGWFALVLALAIAAAALLFTSPLQLGLDLRGGSQITVEVQPAGEIKRVVPEQMEAVKLVLDRRVNGLGVAESTLQTVGENQLVLQLPGEQDPSRAARILGSTALLEFRALKLGAEQDFKSLRQLRAQTKAILRLRADQAKRGELSDQSGLDLEELAEAQKLFGLEGASGTETEQLEQLLAKVNDAIVELYEPAALTGKDLVTAGRQPLQSNPNSWEVTLGFNSAGAEAFAELTKSIAGTGRLLGIVLDGRSISEASVGPQFKAAGISGGSASISGNFTAEEARELEVQLRGGSLPLPVKVLEVRTIGPTLGAENIRRSLVAALSGLALVAVFMVLAYRLPGVVAVMALSLYSLFNLAVYALIPVTLTLPGIAGFILSIGMAVDANVLIFERIKDELRSGNTLIRSIDTGFSEAFSSIVDGHLTTLISCAALFFLGTGLVKGFAATLGIGVLLSLFTALTCTRTLLRFLMSYAALRKPLNFLPSRQLPSPSV; from the coding sequence ATGGCTCGTCAGCAGGGCTGGTTCGCCCTTGTACTCGCTCTCGCCATCGCGGCGGCGGCGCTGCTGTTCACCTCTCCCCTCCAGCTCGGCCTGGATCTTCGGGGCGGCAGTCAGATCACCGTTGAGGTTCAACCGGCCGGGGAGATCAAGCGGGTTGTCCCCGAGCAGATGGAGGCCGTGAAGCTGGTGCTGGATCGGCGGGTGAATGGTCTCGGTGTGGCGGAATCGACGCTTCAGACGGTTGGTGAAAACCAACTGGTGCTGCAGCTCCCCGGCGAGCAGGATCCTAGTCGCGCTGCCCGCATTCTCGGAAGCACAGCTCTGCTGGAATTCCGTGCTCTCAAGCTTGGCGCTGAACAGGACTTCAAGAGTCTGCGGCAACTGCGTGCTCAGACAAAAGCCATCCTTCGCCTGCGCGCGGATCAGGCCAAACGAGGAGAGCTCTCCGATCAATCAGGCCTTGATCTTGAGGAGCTGGCGGAAGCTCAGAAGCTGTTTGGTCTGGAGGGAGCCTCCGGAACGGAAACCGAGCAGCTCGAGCAGCTGCTCGCCAAGGTCAACGATGCGATCGTGGAGCTCTATGAGCCAGCGGCTCTCACCGGCAAGGATCTGGTGACAGCGGGCCGTCAGCCCCTGCAGAGCAATCCCAACAGCTGGGAGGTGACGCTCGGCTTCAACAGCGCTGGAGCTGAGGCCTTCGCCGAGCTCACGAAGTCGATCGCCGGCACTGGAAGGCTTCTGGGAATTGTTCTTGATGGTCGCTCGATCAGCGAGGCCAGCGTTGGACCCCAGTTCAAAGCCGCCGGCATCTCAGGTGGCTCCGCAAGCATCAGTGGCAACTTCACGGCCGAAGAGGCTCGGGAGCTCGAGGTGCAACTCCGGGGTGGTTCGCTGCCACTGCCGGTGAAGGTGCTGGAAGTCCGCACCATCGGTCCCACCCTCGGCGCCGAGAACATCCGCCGCAGCCTGGTGGCTGCCCTGTCCGGCCTGGCTCTGGTGGCGGTATTCATGGTGCTTGCCTATCGCCTTCCAGGGGTCGTGGCGGTGATGGCTCTGAGCTTGTATTCCCTGTTCAATTTGGCGGTTTACGCCCTGATTCCGGTCACGCTGACGTTGCCGGGCATTGCTGGTTTCATCCTCAGCATTGGCATGGCCGTGGACGCCAATGTGCTGATCTTCGAGCGCATCAAGGATGAGCTGAGAAGCGGTAACACCCTGATTCGATCGATTGATACGGGCTTTTCTGAAGCCTTTTCCTCGATCGTTGATGGTCATCTCACCACCTTGATCAGTTGTGCCGCGCTCTTTTTCCTTGGAACTGGACTGGTGAAGGGTTTTGCAGCCACCCTCGGCATCGGTGTTCTGCTCAGCCTGTTCACAGCGCTCACCTGTACCCGAACCCTGTTGCGCTTTCTGATGAGCTACGCCGCTTTGCGCAAGCCGCTCAATTTCCTGCCATCGCGGCAGCTTCCTTCCCCATCCGTCTGA
- the psb28 gene encoding photosystem II reaction center protein Psb28, which translates to MSDSSSAASIQFFRGIDEPVVPDIRLTRSRDGRTGQATFVFEKPQALAPETFGDIGGMWMVDEEGEMVTREVNGKFVNGVPSALEATYTWKTEDDFERFMRFAQRYAAANGLGYSQNQNQDQTGETSDADG; encoded by the coding sequence ATGAGCGATTCATCCAGCGCTGCCTCCATCCAGTTCTTCCGGGGCATCGATGAGCCTGTGGTTCCGGACATTCGACTCACCCGCAGCCGGGACGGACGGACCGGCCAGGCCACATTCGTGTTCGAGAAGCCCCAGGCCCTCGCTCCCGAAACATTCGGAGACATCGGCGGCATGTGGATGGTGGATGAAGAGGGAGAAATGGTGACCCGTGAGGTGAACGGCAAGTTCGTGAACGGCGTGCCCAGCGCCCTCGAGGCCACTTACACGTGGAAGACCGAAGACGATTTCGAGCGGTTTATGCGCTTCGCCCAGCGCTATGCCGCCGCTAACGGTCTTGGCTACTCCCAGAACCAAAATCAGGATCAGACTGGCGAGACCTCTGACGCCGACGGTTGA
- a CDS encoding ATP-binding protein, with protein sequence MVSVPQIARFRWADFILPSTLQLSPLLEILIEPVGCLTTCQRVQLGLHEALVNAVRHGNSEDPEKRLRVRRILTPNWLVWQVQDEGSGLPHEARQPALPEQMDALSGRGLFLIHQCFDDVRWSRRGNRLQLACRRPISGAGSQDP encoded by the coding sequence ATGGTTTCTGTCCCCCAGATCGCCAGATTCCGTTGGGCAGATTTCATCCTTCCCTCCACCCTGCAGCTCTCTCCTCTGCTGGAGATTCTGATCGAGCCTGTTGGCTGCCTGACCACCTGTCAGCGGGTTCAGCTCGGCCTGCATGAAGCCCTGGTGAATGCAGTGCGGCATGGCAATAGTGAAGACCCAGAGAAGCGGTTGCGGGTGCGTCGCATCCTCACGCCGAACTGGTTGGTCTGGCAGGTTCAGGATGAAGGCTCTGGCCTCCCTCATGAAGCACGCCAACCAGCGCTACCGGAGCAGATGGATGCTCTCAGTGGTCGTGGTTTGTTTCTGATTCATCAGTGCTTCGACGATGTGCGCTGGAGCCGTCGCGGCAACCGGCTGCAGCTGGCCTGTCGCCGTCCGATCAGTGGCGCGGGCAGCCAGGATCCTTGA
- a CDS encoding AI-2E family transporter: MTLPNWLSLAALAAATALLWSLRQVVLLMFAGVVLAMAICTLVGILRERRPMPRPTALLVCLLGLLALISLGSAVVVPPFIEEFSVLLQKLPEAARTLMTMAIGSVDWISDSIYGDDALPDLQQLIPDNQSLIPDGSTLANGVSTGLIGLLGLAGNVGNAALRLLFTVAVALMVSVQPHAYKDACIQLVPSFYRRRAHQILLQCGEALSSWMVGVLISSLAVSVLCGLALSLLGVKLVLANALLAGLLNVIPNVGPTISTVFPMAVAILDAPWKAAAVLGAYILIQNLESYLITPSVMHHQVKLLPGLTLGAQFIFTVVFGPIGLLMALPLAVVFQVLIREVLIHDVLDRWKTKRLVA; the protein is encoded by the coding sequence TTGACCCTGCCGAACTGGCTCTCGCTGGCAGCACTTGCTGCTGCCACAGCTCTGCTCTGGAGCCTGCGCCAGGTCGTCTTGTTGATGTTCGCCGGTGTGGTCCTGGCGATGGCCATCTGCACGCTCGTCGGCATCTTGCGTGAACGCCGTCCGATGCCGAGGCCGACAGCGCTGCTGGTTTGTCTTCTCGGCCTGCTCGCTCTGATCTCACTCGGTTCCGCCGTTGTTGTTCCTCCGTTCATCGAGGAATTCAGCGTGCTGCTTCAAAAATTGCCGGAGGCAGCACGCACCCTGATGACGATGGCCATCGGGAGCGTTGATTGGATCAGTGATTCCATTTACGGCGACGACGCGCTGCCAGATCTGCAACAGCTGATTCCCGACAACCAGTCCCTGATTCCGGACGGCTCAACCCTTGCCAACGGGGTGAGCACCGGACTCATCGGCTTGCTCGGACTGGCCGGCAACGTTGGCAATGCCGCACTGCGGCTGCTGTTCACCGTGGCGGTCGCCCTGATGGTGAGCGTTCAACCGCATGCCTACAAAGATGCCTGCATCCAGCTGGTGCCGTCCTTCTACCGCCGCCGAGCCCATCAGATCCTTCTGCAGTGCGGCGAAGCATTGAGCAGCTGGATGGTGGGTGTGCTGATCAGCTCGCTGGCCGTCTCCGTTCTCTGCGGTTTGGCCCTGTCACTGCTGGGGGTCAAACTTGTGCTGGCCAACGCATTGCTGGCGGGACTGTTGAACGTGATCCCGAATGTCGGGCCAACGATCAGCACTGTGTTCCCGATGGCCGTCGCCATCCTTGACGCTCCCTGGAAAGCTGCTGCCGTTCTTGGTGCCTACATCCTGATCCAGAACCTGGAGAGCTACCTGATCACACCTTCGGTGATGCATCACCAGGTGAAACTGCTCCCCGGTCTCACCCTGGGTGCCCAGTTCATTTTCACCGTGGTGTTCGGGCCGATCGGCTTGCTGATGGCTCTGCCGCTGGCAGTGGTGTTCCAGGTGCTCATCCGAGAAGTTCTGATCCACGACGTGCTGGACCGGTGGAAGACCAAGAGACTGGTCGCATGA
- a CDS encoding DUF3082 domain-containing protein, with amino-acid sequence MTTDDAKITPEPKDPRKGPLSYLSGALTAGLISWMVFGFSKRMVVYFAMRPPHFSSPIAQNIAVTLKTLLVGLTFLATFSSGFVALGLTLLFLRSLFTRRTEESA; translated from the coding sequence ATGACCACCGACGACGCCAAGATCACCCCAGAACCTAAGGATCCACGCAAAGGACCCCTGAGTTATCTGTCAGGAGCGCTCACCGCCGGACTGATCTCCTGGATGGTGTTCGGTTTCAGCAAGCGCATGGTGGTGTATTTCGCGATGCGTCCGCCTCACTTCAGTTCGCCGATCGCGCAGAACATTGCCGTCACCCTGAAGACCCTGCTAGTGGGATTGACGTTTCTTGCCACCTTCAGCAGTGGCTTTGTCGCCCTTGGTTTGACGTTGCTGTTTCTTCGCAGTCTCTTCACAAGGAGAACTGAAGAATCTGCCTAG
- the mnmH gene encoding tRNA 2-selenouridine(34) synthase MnmH — protein MSGMGDEIRRPIEQLRELPGVVLDVRSPMEYAKGHWPGSINLPLFSDAERAEVGTTFKKKGRESAVHLGLALTGPKLSSLASALEEHRNSGPPRIYCWRGGMRSASIAWLAQLLDLEPVILEGGYKAYRRWVLEQFDLDWPLRLLGGRTGTGKTDLLLALRDRGIAVVDLEGLANHRGSSFGGLGQPPQPSTEHYENLLAEALHQLRRRGAQTIWLEAESVQVGCCRIPASLFRQMKRAPVFEIRRRLEERVQQLVEVYGQQGGEALAAATQRISRRLGPQRTDQALRAIAEEDWATACRATLDYYDRCYDRELERAPERQNLDVSGLSAEQAADRMISSRFSELCD, from the coding sequence ATGTCAGGCATGGGAGACGAGATCCGCCGACCAATCGAGCAGCTGCGGGAACTGCCCGGGGTGGTGCTCGATGTGAGGAGCCCCATGGAATATGCCAAGGGGCACTGGCCTGGCTCGATCAATCTTCCATTGTTCAGTGATGCTGAGCGTGCGGAGGTGGGCACCACCTTCAAAAAGAAAGGGCGCGAAAGCGCCGTTCATCTCGGTCTGGCCCTCACCGGACCGAAATTGAGCAGCCTGGCATCGGCGTTGGAGGAGCACCGCAACAGCGGTCCTCCAAGGATCTACTGCTGGCGCGGCGGCATGCGCTCAGCCAGCATCGCCTGGCTGGCCCAGCTTCTGGATCTCGAGCCGGTGATTCTCGAGGGTGGATACAAGGCCTATCGCCGCTGGGTCCTCGAACAGTTCGACCTGGACTGGCCCTTGAGACTGCTCGGCGGCAGAACCGGCACCGGCAAGACCGATCTGCTCCTGGCGCTGCGGGATCGAGGCATCGCCGTCGTGGACCTCGAAGGACTCGCCAACCACCGTGGCAGCAGTTTCGGAGGACTGGGACAACCGCCTCAGCCGAGCACGGAGCACTACGAGAACCTGCTGGCGGAAGCGCTTCATCAGCTGCGGCGGCGGGGTGCCCAAACCATCTGGCTTGAGGCAGAAAGCGTGCAGGTGGGCTGCTGCCGCATACCGGCGAGCCTGTTCCGCCAGATGAAACGTGCTCCCGTCTTTGAAATTCGCCGAAGGCTGGAGGAACGGGTGCAACAACTTGTCGAGGTGTACGGACAGCAGGGCGGAGAAGCACTGGCCGCCGCAACCCAGAGAATCAGCCGACGACTTGGGCCCCAGCGAACCGATCAGGCCCTCAGGGCGATCGCCGAGGAGGACTGGGCCACAGCCTGCCGGGCAACCCTCGATTACTACGACCGCTGTTACGACCGAGAGCTGGAACGCGCGCCGGAGCGCCAGAACCTGGACGTCAGCGGACTCAGCGCCGAACAGGCGGCGGACCGGATGATCAGCAGCCGATTCTCGGAACTCTGTGATTAA
- the secF gene encoding protein translocase subunit SecF: MAVSTSASETPSGQRPVWPLSSMRARVWIVSGVVVLVSLIGLGLSWRDASIGAPLRPGLDFTGGTQIQLERDCGESCADLRAIQVSELLRGLELPEEPGEPLPNLSAPRVQLLDGGTSLLLRLPTLSAAQGQAVIEAVTSVAGPFIAGGQSVETIGPSLGGQLLRSSLISLLVAFAGIATYITIRYDRRYAFLALVALAHDVIIVCGVFAWLGLLLQLEVDSLFAVALLTIAGYSVNDTVVVFDRIRERSRQDVELTLRQQVDLAVSATLTRTLYTSGTTLMPLLALIFFGGSTLYWFAIALALGVIVGSWSSIALAPSLLTLWEPSSD; encoded by the coding sequence ATGGCTGTTTCTACGTCCGCAAGCGAAACGCCTTCGGGGCAGAGGCCCGTCTGGCCTCTAAGCAGCATGCGCGCGCGGGTCTGGATTGTCTCGGGTGTCGTTGTCCTCGTCAGCCTGATCGGGCTTGGACTGAGCTGGCGTGATGCCTCGATCGGGGCCCCCCTGCGCCCTGGTCTTGATTTCACCGGTGGCACCCAGATTCAGCTGGAGCGCGACTGCGGCGAGAGCTGCGCTGACCTGCGAGCGATTCAGGTGTCTGAGTTGTTGCGTGGTCTGGAGTTGCCGGAGGAGCCTGGCGAGCCACTGCCCAACCTCAGCGCACCGCGGGTGCAGTTGCTTGACGGTGGTACCTCGTTGCTGCTGCGTCTGCCCACGCTTTCGGCGGCCCAGGGGCAGGCGGTGATTGAAGCCGTCACCTCCGTCGCAGGTCCTTTCATCGCTGGCGGACAGTCTGTTGAAACCATCGGTCCCAGCCTTGGTGGGCAGCTTTTGCGCAGCAGCCTGATCTCCCTGCTGGTGGCCTTCGCTGGAATCGCCACCTACATCACGATCCGCTACGACCGTCGTTATGCCTTTCTGGCCCTGGTGGCCCTGGCCCACGATGTGATCATCGTCTGCGGTGTGTTCGCCTGGCTGGGGCTGCTGCTGCAGCTTGAGGTGGACAGCCTGTTTGCCGTTGCCCTGCTCACCATCGCCGGTTACTCCGTGAACGACACGGTGGTGGTGTTTGATCGGATCCGGGAGCGCAGCCGTCAGGATGTTGAGCTGACCCTGCGCCAACAGGTGGACCTGGCTGTCTCAGCCACCCTCACGCGCACGCTCTACACCAGCGGAACAACCTTGATGCCTCTTCTGGCCTTGATCTTCTTCGGTGGTTCCACCCTGTATTGGTTCGCGATTGCTCTGGCTCTTGGTGTGATTGTGGGCAGCTGGTCCAGCATTGCCCTGGCTCCATCTCTGCTCACTCTCTGGGAGCCCAGCAGTGACTGA
- a CDS encoding GUN4 domain-containing protein, with protein sequence MLSGSSPSTVLSTEQLLDRFASGTARQRRGLISTVEKRAVDLASLGGSLLERFDRQGDDWSVGWVLQVLQRHTPGELSELLAAWPDGWFITESSVGIDYAPLQRDLLQENYEAADRFTSAVLRQLAGAQAEQRGYVYFSEVPAMAGLDLTSMDRLWCAYSQGRFGFTIQARLLEALDGRYEQLWPRIGWKENGVWTRYPRAFTWSIKAPEGHMPLVNQLRGVRLMDALLQHPALVARRSEPR encoded by the coding sequence ATGCTCTCCGGTTCCTCACCCTCCACCGTTCTCAGCACCGAGCAGCTCCTGGACCGGTTCGCCAGCGGCACTGCGCGGCAGCGTCGCGGTTTGATTTCCACGGTGGAGAAGCGTGCTGTTGATTTGGCATCTCTAGGCGGATCGCTGCTGGAACGTTTCGATCGCCAGGGGGATGACTGGTCTGTCGGCTGGGTTCTTCAGGTGCTGCAGCGCCACACTCCCGGAGAGCTGTCGGAACTGCTTGCGGCCTGGCCCGATGGTTGGTTCATCACCGAGTCTTCCGTCGGCATTGATTACGCCCCACTGCAGCGTGATCTCCTGCAAGAGAACTATGAAGCCGCCGATCGGTTCACCAGTGCCGTGCTCAGGCAGCTAGCCGGTGCTCAGGCTGAGCAGCGTGGATATGTGTACTTCAGCGAGGTTCCTGCCATGGCAGGGCTGGATCTGACCAGCATGGATCGTCTCTGGTGTGCCTACTCGCAAGGACGATTCGGTTTCACGATTCAGGCCCGATTGCTTGAAGCTCTGGATGGCCGATATGAGCAGCTCTGGCCTCGCATCGGCTGGAAAGAGAATGGCGTTTGGACCCGCTACCCAAGGGCCTTCACCTGGTCCATCAAAGCTCCGGAGGGACACATGCCCCTCGTGAATCAATTGCGTGGCGTGCGTTTGATGGATGCCTTGCTCCAGCACCCTGCTCTGGTGGCGCGTCGGTCGGAACCCAGATGA
- a CDS encoding pyruvate dehydrogenase complex E1 component subunit beta, which translates to MAGTLLFNALREAIDEEMARDPHVCVMGEDVGHYGGSYKVTKDLYDKYGELRVLDTPIAENAFTGMAVGAAMTGLRPIVEGMNMGFLLLAFNQISNNMGMLRYTSGGNFTIPTVVRGPGGVGRQLGAEHSQRLEAYFHAVPGIKIVACSTPTNAKGLMKAAIRDNNPVLFFEHVLLYNLSEELPGGDYTCALDQADLVQEGRDVTILTYSRMRHHCLKAVEQLEADGISVELIDLISLKPFDMETIARSIRKTHRVIVVEECMKTGGIGAELIALITEQCFDDLDARPIRLSSQDIPTPYNGKLENLTIIQPHQIVEAAQQIVNKGL; encoded by the coding sequence GTGGCAGGAACACTTCTCTTCAACGCCCTGCGGGAAGCCATCGACGAGGAGATGGCCCGCGACCCCCATGTCTGTGTGATGGGGGAGGACGTCGGTCACTACGGCGGCAGCTACAAGGTCACCAAGGATCTGTACGACAAGTACGGCGAACTTCGGGTCCTCGATACGCCGATCGCTGAGAACGCCTTCACAGGAATGGCCGTCGGCGCAGCCATGACCGGTCTCAGACCGATCGTTGAGGGAATGAACATGGGGTTTCTGCTGCTCGCCTTCAATCAGATCTCCAACAACATGGGGATGCTGCGCTACACGAGTGGCGGCAACTTCACGATTCCCACCGTCGTGCGTGGCCCCGGTGGTGTGGGCCGGCAGCTCGGTGCTGAGCACAGCCAGCGGCTTGAGGCCTATTTCCATGCCGTTCCCGGCATCAAGATCGTTGCCTGCAGCACCCCTACCAATGCCAAGGGGTTGATGAAAGCCGCCATCAGGGACAACAACCCTGTGCTGTTCTTTGAGCATGTGCTGCTCTACAACCTCAGCGAGGAACTGCCGGGAGGGGATTACACCTGCGCCCTCGATCAAGCGGATCTTGTCCAGGAGGGCCGTGATGTGACGATCCTCACCTACTCACGCATGCGCCATCACTGCCTCAAGGCAGTGGAGCAGTTGGAGGCCGACGGCATCAGCGTTGAGCTGATCGATCTGATCAGCCTCAAGCCTTTCGACATGGAGACCATTGCCCGCTCGATTCGCAAGACCCATCGGGTGATTGTTGTGGAGGAATGCATGAAAACCGGCGGGATCGGTGCCGAACTGATCGCCTTGATCACCGAGCAATGCTTCGACGACCTCGATGCCCGACCCATTCGTTTGTCCAGCCAGGACATTCCAACGCCCTACAACGGCAAACTCGAAAATCTGACGATCATTCAGCCCCATCAAATCGTTGAAGCGGCTCAGCAAATCGTGAACAAGGGACTCTGA
- a CDS encoding AI-2E family transporter: protein MNARTLLAALSFVVLGLLIWHLRWVLLVFFGAIVLAVAMDVLIHQLQKRSRLNRPQALVLVLLGSALAGAFVATLLLPELVVQIQQLGEDLPQLVEKLTSLLSAAPRLSELEGSLSGDVNLSRLQPIGAQLLGVAGGAANSMVQAFLMALLAVLLALDPTAHREMLIAVSPRPARQQVVSLLDDCREALGGWLSGMTLSALTVFLLTWAGLVLLQAPLALLSALVCGLLTFVPTIGPTAATLLPTGLALLQSPQLMVSVLVFRLVLQNLEAFLLTPLLLRKTVNLLPTVALMAQLSLGALLGLPGVLLALPLVVVLQVLMQKVVVEQLMDHWS from the coding sequence ATGAACGCACGCACGTTGCTGGCTGCACTGAGCTTCGTGGTTCTGGGTCTGCTGATCTGGCATCTGCGATGGGTTCTGCTGGTGTTCTTCGGCGCCATCGTTCTCGCGGTGGCGATGGATGTGCTGATCCATCAACTGCAGAAGCGCAGCCGCTTGAATCGTCCCCAGGCACTGGTGCTGGTGTTGCTGGGTTCTGCACTGGCGGGAGCCTTTGTGGCCACGCTGCTTTTGCCGGAACTGGTGGTGCAGATTCAGCAGCTTGGCGAGGACCTGCCCCAGCTGGTCGAAAAGCTCACCTCACTGCTGAGCGCCGCCCCCCGCTTATCGGAGCTGGAGGGCAGCCTCAGCGGCGACGTCAATCTCAGCAGACTTCAACCGATCGGAGCACAGCTGCTCGGTGTTGCCGGCGGTGCGGCGAATTCGATGGTGCAGGCGTTTCTGATGGCTCTTCTCGCCGTGCTGCTGGCGCTTGATCCCACAGCCCACAGGGAGATGCTGATCGCCGTGTCTCCTCGCCCTGCCAGGCAACAGGTGGTCAGTCTTCTGGACGACTGCCGTGAGGCACTGGGCGGCTGGTTGAGCGGGATGACCCTGTCTGCCCTCACGGTGTTTCTTCTCACCTGGGCTGGATTGGTGCTGCTCCAGGCCCCTCTGGCTCTTCTCAGTGCACTGGTGTGCGGTCTGCTCACCTTTGTTCCAACCATCGGACCCACCGCCGCAACCCTCCTGCCAACGGGACTCGCTCTGTTGCAGTCCCCCCAGCTGATGGTGAGCGTTCTGGTCTTCCGCCTTGTTCTGCAAAACCTGGAGGCTTTTCTGCTGACGCCTCTGCTGCTCAGAAAAACAGTGAACCTGCTGCCGACAGTGGCTCTGATGGCCCAGTTGAGTCTTGGGGCCCTGCTGGGACTTCCCGGAGTCCTGCTGGCACTGCCGCTGGTGGTGGTGCTTCAGGTTCTGATGCAGAAGGTGGTAGTTGAGCAATTGATGGATCACTGGAGCTGA